A section of the Felis catus isolate Fca126 chromosome B2, F.catus_Fca126_mat1.0, whole genome shotgun sequence genome encodes:
- the PBX2 gene encoding pre-B-cell leukemia transcription factor 2 codes for MDERLLGPPPPGGGRGGLGLVGGEPGGPGEPPGGGDPGGGSGGVPGGRGKQDIGDILQQIMTITDQSLDEAQAKKHALNCHRMKPALFSVLCEIKEKTGLSIRSSQEEEPVDPQLMRLDNMLLAEGVAGPEKGGGSAAAAAAAAASGGGVSPDNSIEHSDYRSKLAQIRHIYHSELEKYEQACNEFTTHVMNLLREQSRTRPVAPKEMERMVSIIHRKFSAIQMQLKQSTCEAVMILRSRFLDARRKRRNFSKQATEVLNEYFYSHLSNPYPSEEAKEELAKKCGITVSQVSNWFGNKRIRYKKNIGKFQEEANIYAVKTAVSVTQGGHSRTSSPTPPSSAGSGGSFNLSGSGDMFLGMPGLNGDSYSASQVESLRHSMGPGGYGDNLGGGQMYSPREMRANGGWQEAVTPSSVTSPTEGPGSVHSDTSN; via the exons ATGGACGAGCGGCTGCTGGGGCCGCCCCCTCcaggtgggggccgggggggccTGGGATTggtgggtggggagcctgggggccCTGGCGAGCCTCCCGGTGGCGGAGACCCCGGTGGGGGTAGCGGGGGGGTCCCGGGAGGCCGAGGGAAGCAAGACATCGGGGACATTCTGCAGCAGATAATGACCATCACCGACCAGAGCCTGGACGAGGCCCAGGCCAA GAAACACGCCCTCAACTGCCACCGCATGAAGCCTGCTCTCTTTAGTGTCCTGTGTGAAATCAAGGAGAAAACCG GCCTTAGCATTCGAAGCTCCCAAGAGGAGGAGCCGGTGGACCCACAGCTGATGCGCCTGGACAACATGCTTCTGGCAGAGGGTGTGGCTGGGCCTGAGAAAGGAGGGGGCTCAGCGGCAGCAGCTGCGGCCGCAGCAGCCTCCGGGGGCGGCGTGTCCCCTGACAACTCCATCGAACACTCGGACTATCGCAGCAAACTTGCTCAGATCCGCCACATCTACCACTCGGAGCTGGAGAAATATGAGCAG GCGTGTAACGAGTTCACAACCCACGTCATGAACCTGCTGAGGGAACAGAGCCGCACACGGCCTGTGGCACCCAAGGAGATGGAGCGCATGGTGAGCATCATCCATCGGAAGTTCAGCGCCATCCAGATGCAGCTCAAGCAGAGCACCTGTGAGGCTGTCATGATTCTGCGTTCCCGCTTCTTGGATGCCAG ACGAAAACGCCGCAACTTCAGCAAACAGGCCACTGAGGTCCTCAATGAGTATTTCTACTCACATCTGAGTAACCCATATCCTAGTGAAGAGGCTAAGGAGGAGCTTGCCAAGAAGTGCGGAATCACTGTCTCTCAG GTCTCCAACTGGTTTGGCAACAAGCGGATTCGgtataagaaaaatattggaaagttCCAAGAGGAAGCAAACATCTATGCTGTCAAGACCGCCGTGTCAGTCACCCAGGGGGGCCACAGCCGCACCAGCTCCCCAACACCCCCTTCGTCTGCAG GCTCTGGCGGCTCTTTCAATCTCTCAGGATCCGGAGACATGTTTCTGGGGATGCCCGGGCTCAACGGAGATTCCTACTCTGCTTCCCAG GTGGAATCACTCCGACACTCAATGGGGCCAGGGGGCTACGGGGATAACCTTGGGGGAGGCCAGATGTACAGCCCTCGGGAAATGAGG gCAAACGGTGGCTGGCAGGAGGCTGTAACCCCATCCTCAGTGACGTCCCCGACAGAGGGACCAGGGAGCGTTCACTCTGACACTTCCAACTGA
- the GPSM3 gene encoding G-protein-signaling modulator 3 isoform X1, producing MPTPPRLTRGEAAALNEEGPALLPENKGEELQKGGVEPITTNVKDGMEAERPQEEENGDQHQGPHQDEHGWPPVNTTTRPWRSAPPSPPPPGTHHTALGPRSASLLSLQTELLLDLVAEAQSRRLEEQRATFHIPQNPPSIAPAPLRPLEDREQLYSTILSHQCQRMEAQRSEPPLPPGGQELLELLLRVQGGGRMEEQRSRPPTHTC from the exons ATGCCCACTCCTCCTCGTCTTACACGTGGAGAAGCTGCAGCCCTGAATGAAGAGGGCCCAGCCCTTCTCCCAGAAAATAAGGGTGAGGAGCTACAGAAGGGTGGAGTGGAACCAATTACTACAAACGTAAAGGAT GGGATGGAGGCCGAGAGACcccaggaagaagagaatggTGACCAG CATCAGGGCCCCCATCAGGATGAGCATGGCTGGCCCCCTGTGAACACCACCACTCGGCCTTGGCGATCTGCTCCTccgtcccctcctcctccagggacccACCACACAG ccctggggcccCGCTCggcctccctgctctccctgcagACTGAGCTCCTTCTGGATTTGGTGGCTGAGGCCCAGTCCCGCCGCCTAGAGGAGCAAAGAGCCACCTTCCACATCCCCCAGAACCCCCCAAGCATAGCCCCAGCCCCACTTCGGCCTCTTGAGGACAGAGAACAGCTCTACAGCACTATCCTCAGTCACCAG TGCCAGCGGATGGAAGCCCAGCGGTCAGAGCCTCCCCTACCCCCAGGGGGACAGGAGCTCCTGGAGTTGCTGCTGAGAGTTCAGGGTGGAGGTCGAATGGAGGAGCAAAGGTCCCGGCCCCCCACACATACCTGCTGA
- the GPSM3 gene encoding G-protein-signaling modulator 3 isoform X3, whose product MINPLHYCSWRRFSQSLCSPGAREGMEAERPQEEENGDQHQGPHQDEHGWPPVNTTTRPWRSAPPSPPPPGTHHTALGPRSASLLSLQTELLLDLVAEAQSRRLEEQRATFHIPQNPPSIAPAPLRPLEDREQLYSTILSHQCQRMEAQRSEPPLPPGGQELLELLLRVQGGGRMEEQRSRPPTHTC is encoded by the exons ATGATAAACCCCCTCCACTACTGCAGCTGGAGACGCTTTTCCCAGTCTCTGTGCTCCCCTGGGGCGAGAGAG GGGATGGAGGCCGAGAGACcccaggaagaagagaatggTGACCAG CATCAGGGCCCCCATCAGGATGAGCATGGCTGGCCCCCTGTGAACACCACCACTCGGCCTTGGCGATCTGCTCCTccgtcccctcctcctccagggacccACCACACAG ccctggggcccCGCTCggcctccctgctctccctgcagACTGAGCTCCTTCTGGATTTGGTGGCTGAGGCCCAGTCCCGCCGCCTAGAGGAGCAAAGAGCCACCTTCCACATCCCCCAGAACCCCCCAAGCATAGCCCCAGCCCCACTTCGGCCTCTTGAGGACAGAGAACAGCTCTACAGCACTATCCTCAGTCACCAG TGCCAGCGGATGGAAGCCCAGCGGTCAGAGCCTCCCCTACCCCCAGGGGGACAGGAGCTCCTGGAGTTGCTGCTGAGAGTTCAGGGTGGAGGTCGAATGGAGGAGCAAAGGTCCCGGCCCCCCACACATACCTGCTGA
- the GPSM3 gene encoding G-protein-signaling modulator 3 isoform X2, whose protein sequence is MPTPPRLTRGEAAALNEEGPALLPENKGEELQKGGVEPITTNVKDGMEAERPQEEENGDQGPHQDEHGWPPVNTTTRPWRSAPPSPPPPGTHHTALGPRSASLLSLQTELLLDLVAEAQSRRLEEQRATFHIPQNPPSIAPAPLRPLEDREQLYSTILSHQCQRMEAQRSEPPLPPGGQELLELLLRVQGGGRMEEQRSRPPTHTC, encoded by the exons ATGCCCACTCCTCCTCGTCTTACACGTGGAGAAGCTGCAGCCCTGAATGAAGAGGGCCCAGCCCTTCTCCCAGAAAATAAGGGTGAGGAGCTACAGAAGGGTGGAGTGGAACCAATTACTACAAACGTAAAGGAT GGGATGGAGGCCGAGAGACcccaggaagaagagaatggTGACCAG GGCCCCCATCAGGATGAGCATGGCTGGCCCCCTGTGAACACCACCACTCGGCCTTGGCGATCTGCTCCTccgtcccctcctcctccagggacccACCACACAG ccctggggcccCGCTCggcctccctgctctccctgcagACTGAGCTCCTTCTGGATTTGGTGGCTGAGGCCCAGTCCCGCCGCCTAGAGGAGCAAAGAGCCACCTTCCACATCCCCCAGAACCCCCCAAGCATAGCCCCAGCCCCACTTCGGCCTCTTGAGGACAGAGAACAGCTCTACAGCACTATCCTCAGTCACCAG TGCCAGCGGATGGAAGCCCAGCGGTCAGAGCCTCCCCTACCCCCAGGGGGACAGGAGCTCCTGGAGTTGCTGCTGAGAGTTCAGGGTGGAGGTCGAATGGAGGAGCAAAGGTCCCGGCCCCCCACACATACCTGCTGA